In the genome of Globicephala melas chromosome 7, mGloMel1.2, whole genome shotgun sequence, one region contains:
- the C1QL2 gene encoding complement C1q-like protein 2, translating to MALGLLIAVPLLLQAAPPGAAHYEMMGTCRMICDPYSAAPGGGPAGAKAPPPGPSTTALEVMQDLSVNPPPPFIQGPKGDPGRPGKPGPRGPPGEPGPPGPRGPPGEKGDSGRPGLPGLQLTAGAAGGVGVVGGGTGGGGDSEGEVTGALNAAFSGPKIAFYVGLKSPHEGYEVLRFDDVVTNLGNHYDPTTGKFSCQVRGIYFFTYHILMRGGDGTSMWADLCKNGQVRASAIAQDADQNYDYASNSVVLHLDSGDEVYVKLDGGKAHGGNNNKYSTFSGFLLYPD from the exons ATGGCTCTGGGGCTGCTTATCGCCGTGCCGTTGCTGCTGCAGGCGGCGCCCCCCGGGGCGGCGCACTACGAGATGATGGGCACCTGCCGCATGATCTGCGACCCGTACAGCGCGGCACCCGGCGGGGGCCCCGCGGGCGCCAAGGCTCCACCGCCCGGACCCAGCACTACCGCCCTGGAAGTCATGCAGGACCTGAGCGTCAACCCTCCGCCCCCTTTCATCCAGGGACCCAAGGGCGACCCGGGGCGACCCGGCAAGCCGGGGCCGCGGGGACCCCCGGGAGAGCCGGGCCCACCTGGACCCAGGGGTCCCCCGGGGGAGAAGGGCGACTCGGGGCGGCCCGGGCTGCCTGGGCTGCAGCTGACGGCGGGCGCGGCAGGCGGTGTCGGGGTGGTGGGTGGCGGAACCGGGGGCGGCGGCGACTCTGAGGGCGAAGTGACCGGCGCGCTGAACGCCGCCTTCAGCGGTCCCAAGATCGCCTTCTATGTGGGTCTGAAGAGTCCCCATGAGGGCTACGAGGTGCTCAGATTCGACGACGTGGTCACCAATCTCGGCAATCACTACGACCCCACTACTGGCAAGTTCAGCTGCCAGGTGCGGGGCATCTACTTCTTCACCTACCACATCCTCATGCGCGGCGGCGACGGCACTAGCATGTGGGCGGACCTCTGCAAGAACGGGCAG GTCCGGGCCAGCGCCATCGCACAGGACGCCGACCAGAACTACGACTATGCCAGTAACAGCGTGGTGCTGCACCTTGATTCAGGGGACGAGGTGTACGTGAAGCTGGACGGAGGGAAGGCTCATGGAGGCAACAACAACAAGTACAGCACGTTCTCGGGCTTTCTTCTGTACCCGGATTAG